The Xiphias gladius isolate SHS-SW01 ecotype Sanya breed wild chromosome 7, ASM1685928v1, whole genome shotgun sequence genome window below encodes:
- the LOC120792429 gene encoding E3 ubiquitin-protein ligase TRIM7-like, translating to MASANISLSEEQFKCSICLDVFTEPVSTPCGHNYCKACIMGYWAQRDVSLCPLCKESFPRTPELRVNTEFRDMLELFNTTRAAGDDSSSPARPGEVPCDFCHGMKRKALKSCLVCLASYCSAHLQPHHTVQALKWHKLINPVSNLEDRMCKKHNKMIEFFCSKDQSCVCMVCLRDDHAMHEAVSLEEEFKDRKTKLECMKMKVNHTLSEKQVMSQMIQNSMKQGWQVMERTKAEIAEAFAALEASIETKKLKLIGLLEKKQRAAERQAEALVTQLRLEIAETRQISTKLEGLSKTEDDFRLLQDLPSISSPSNSKHRFIATTQSPLHVESVRSTVAKIEEMLNKHMEDIIREANLVDEEERVEELTDVIDDELGTIQKQYSIKVTLDPDTAHPSLIISEDRKEVWYGGTKRPIPDVPARFDTLHFVLGNEGFSSGRFYYEITLKGQTGWEVGVARESISKKGVELSLSPEKGCWTLGSYWGRCQANANPPVILALSEKTQKVGVFVDYEGGLVSFYDVDTRTLVYSFTQCAFTASVPFLSNLLALRVITGTPTKTRIYPIFRPSCEDGSISAPLQITPVRYTKGK from the coding sequence ATGGCCTCAGCGAACATTTCCCTATCTGAAGAACAATTTAAGTGTTCAATCTGTCTGGATGTTTTCACTGAACCCGTTTCCACTCCTTGCGGACACAACTACTGCAAGGCCTGCATCATGGGCTACTGGGCCCAGAGAGACGTCAGCCTTTGTCCACTGTGCAAGGAGAGTTTCCCTAGAACCCCCGAGCTGCGAGTCAACACAGAATTCAGAGACATGCTGGAGCTTTTCAATACAACAAGAGCTGCAGGTGATGACAGTAGTTCCCCTGCTCGGCCTGGGGAGGTCCCCTGTGACTTCTGTCATGGGATGAAGCGTAAGGCTCTGAAATCCTGCCTGGTTTGTCTGGCCTCTTACTGCAGTGCTCACCTGCAGCCACATCATACCGTTCAGGCCTTAAAGTGGCACAAGCTGATCAACCCCGTGAGTAACCTCGAGGACAGAATGTGCAAGAAACACAACAAGATGATAGAGTTCTTCTGCAGCAAAGATCAGAGCTGTGTTTGCATGGTGTGCCTGAGGGATGATCATGCGATGCATGAAGCCGTGTCTTTAGAGGAGGAGTTTAAGGACAGGAAAACTAAGCTGGAgtgtatgaaaatgaaagtcaACCACACTCTGAGCGAGAAGCAGGTCATGTCTCAGATGATTCAAAACTCAATGAAGCAAGGTTGGCAGGTAATGGAGAGAACAAAGGCAGAAATTGCAGAGGCCTTTGCGGCTCTGGAGGCCTCGATTGAGACCAAAAAGCTGAAGCTTATTGGGCTGTtggaaaagaagcagagagcCGCAGAGCGGCAGGCTGAAGCTCTGGTCACACAACTGCGGCTAGAGATCGCTGAGACCCGTCAGATAAGTACTAAGCTGGAGGGGCTCTCAAAGACTGAGGATGACTTCAGACTCCTCCAGGACCTCCCATCCATCTCCTCCCCTTCAAACTCAAAACACCGCTTTATAGCCACAACCCAAAGCCCCCTGCATGTGGAGTCTGTGAGGAGTACGGTGGCCAAGATTGAGGAGATGCTCAACAAACACATGGAGGATATTATCAGAGAAGCCAACCTGGTAGATGAAGAGGAGCGAGTTGAAGAACTGACGGATGTGATTGACGATGAGCTTGGGACAATCCAGAAGCAATATTCAATAAAAGTGACACTGGACCCCGACACAGCACACCCCTCCCTCATCATCTCAGAGGACAGGAAAGAAGTGTGGTATGGAGGCACAAAGAGGCCAATCCCCGACGTCCCCGCAAGGTTTGACACCCTCCATTTTGTCCTTGGAAATGAGGGGTTTTCCTCCGGCAGGTTCTACTATGAAATCACGCTTAAAGGGCAAACAGGATGGGAAGTTGGAGTGGCAAGAGAGTCCATAAGCAAGAAAGGTGTTGAGTTGTCTCTCAGCCCTGAAAAGGGATGCTGGACATTGGGCTCATACTGGGGACGTTGCCAGGCTAACGCAAATCCTCCCGTCATCCTGGCCTTGTCTGAAAAGACCCAGAAAGTCGGGGTGTTTGTGGATTATGAAGGAGGGTTGGTCTCTTTCTACGACGTGGATACTAGGACTCTTGTCTACTCTTTTACACAATGTGCTTTTACAGCAAGTGTCCCGTTTCTGAGTAATTTATTAGCATTAAGGGTTATAACCGGCACCCCAACAAAGACCAGGATCTACCCTATATTCCGACCCAGCTGCGAGGACGGGAGTATCTCTGCTCCTCTACAGATCACTCCTGTCAGATACACAAAAGGAAAGTAG